The following coding sequences lie in one Mesorhizobium sp. NZP2298 genomic window:
- a CDS encoding sugar ABC transporter substrate-binding protein: protein MTEEIKSPAVPGLSRRTFLTAAGGTMAAAGLLSAGLATPAIAQAKKVRVGLGLNYGPFNQPWRRGCYTLLKKVVELGGEAVTVRGTPSKQSEQDSARSLLDRDIDVLVLGIYSLESETAYLVDEAKKRNIKTVGFAVPVKDSPFVTEDTYGTGATLSYHVLNVTGRQGTFVQTAESKGFYTPFDQEADQFSLMASYEPRMKVLPFVSGSVSTQDQISKGRENALALLQANPEPGSLTGIISWWWPLTIGAAQAMQQMGRTDVRIFNHYFSNQLLEEMVKPNSPVEFSTDVPWHLMGEQVAEIAIKLGQGETVPPYQSRVPVTAITKDQAGQALAEVQKMDEEAIAFLKDYGG, encoded by the coding sequence ATGACCGAGGAGATCAAATCACCTGCCGTGCCCGGCCTGAGCCGCCGCACATTCCTGACAGCAGCCGGCGGCACGATGGCCGCCGCGGGCCTTTTGAGCGCTGGACTGGCCACGCCGGCAATTGCCCAGGCCAAGAAGGTGAGGGTCGGCTTGGGGCTGAATTACGGGCCCTTCAATCAGCCCTGGCGGCGCGGCTGCTACACGCTGCTGAAGAAGGTCGTGGAACTGGGCGGCGAGGCCGTCACCGTGCGCGGCACACCCAGCAAGCAGAGCGAACAGGATTCGGCGCGTTCGCTGTTGGATCGCGACATTGATGTCCTGGTGCTTGGCATCTATTCGCTGGAATCGGAAACCGCCTACCTCGTCGACGAGGCGAAGAAGCGCAACATCAAGACAGTTGGCTTCGCGGTACCGGTCAAGGATTCGCCATTTGTCACGGAAGACACCTACGGCACAGGCGCCACGCTGTCCTATCATGTGCTGAACGTCACCGGCCGGCAGGGTACATTCGTCCAGACCGCCGAAAGCAAAGGGTTCTATACGCCGTTCGATCAGGAGGCGGACCAGTTCAGCCTCATGGCCAGCTACGAGCCACGCATGAAGGTGCTGCCATTCGTCTCCGGTTCGGTCTCGACCCAGGACCAGATATCCAAGGGCCGCGAGAACGCTCTGGCGCTGCTCCAGGCCAATCCTGAACCTGGCTCGTTGACCGGTATCATCTCCTGGTGGTGGCCGCTGACGATCGGCGCCGCGCAAGCGATGCAGCAGATGGGCCGCACCGATGTCCGCATCTTCAACCACTACTTCTCGAACCAGTTGCTGGAAGAGATGGTCAAACCGAACTCGCCGGTCGAATTCTCGACCGACGTGCCTTGGCATCTGATGGGTGAGCAGGTCGCCGAGATCGCCATCAAGCTTGGACAGGGCGAGACGGTGCCGCCCTATCAGAGCCGGGTTCCGGTGACGGCGATCACCAAGGACCAGGCGGGTCAGGCGCTGGCCGAGGTGCAGAAGATGGACGAGGAAGCGATCGCCTTCCTTAAGGACTACGGCGGCTGA
- a CDS encoding 2-hydroxymuconate tautomerase, with protein sequence MPVVQVNIKDGRTLDQKRELVSRITDALVDVCGAARDRVHVIINEVAEESWGRGGQLLSDIAAIAVQEKERK encoded by the coding sequence ATGCCTGTCGTTCAGGTGAATATCAAGGATGGGCGCACGCTCGACCAGAAGCGCGAACTGGTTTCGCGCATCACGGATGCGCTGGTCGACGTATGCGGCGCGGCCAGGGACCGTGTCCACGTCATCATCAACGAAGTTGCGGAAGAGAGCTGGGGTCGCGGCGGGCAACTGCTGTCCGACATCGCCGCAATAGCCGTTCAGGAAAAGGAACGAAAATGA
- a CDS encoding SDR family NAD(P)-dependent oxidoreductase, with protein MSGRLSGKRIIITGAVDNIGKEAVRGFVAEGARVVIGDRDERGAATAQEFGGAVHFIKVDVTEEGSVRSLIEEGAAWLGGLDVLCQNAGLQHSGAVTDFDAAKWDALFAVNARAHFFGAKYAVPMLRKNGKGSIINTSSLAGKRGGPGMTAYSASKGAVIAFTTALAMELAADNIRVNAICPGWVDTAFNQPAINFMGGLDAQAKAVSSVVPLGRQALSSEIAPMFVYLASDESSYMTAQAITIDGGVYNS; from the coding sequence ATGAGCGGACGTCTGAGCGGAAAGCGCATCATCATCACGGGCGCTGTCGATAATATCGGCAAGGAAGCCGTGCGTGGCTTCGTGGCCGAGGGTGCAAGAGTCGTCATCGGCGACAGGGATGAGAGAGGTGCGGCCACCGCGCAAGAGTTTGGCGGCGCGGTGCATTTCATAAAGGTCGATGTCACCGAGGAAGGCAGCGTGCGGTCGCTGATCGAAGAGGGTGCCGCATGGCTCGGAGGCCTCGATGTCCTTTGCCAGAACGCCGGTCTCCAGCACTCAGGCGCCGTGACCGATTTCGATGCCGCGAAATGGGACGCGCTCTTCGCGGTCAATGCGCGAGCCCATTTCTTTGGCGCGAAGTACGCGGTTCCGATGCTGCGCAAGAACGGGAAGGGGTCGATCATCAACACCTCCTCGCTGGCCGGCAAGCGCGGCGGGCCGGGGATGACCGCCTATTCGGCCTCGAAAGGCGCGGTGATCGCCTTCACCACCGCGCTCGCGATGGAGCTGGCGGCCGACAATATCCGCGTCAACGCGATTTGTCCGGGTTGGGTCGATACCGCCTTCAACCAGCCGGCGATCAATTTCATGGGTGGCCTCGACGCCCAGGCGAAAGCCGTGTCCTCGGTGGTGCCCTTGGGCCGGCAGGCCCTGAGCAGCGAGATCGCGCCGATGTTCGTCTATCTCGCCTCGGACGAGTCCTCTTACATGACCGCACAGGCGATCACGATCGATGGCGGCGTCTACAATTCCTGA
- a CDS encoding ABC transporter permease yields the protein MAQSTTEIGSGTVAMQGKPKQDRGSPLVNFLRRWGTIVVIVATGIGFALASPWFLTLSNFNNILFSMIVSCLVSVGLTFVVVGGSFDLSVGLTVTTTSIVTAFLIPIVGPWLAIVGALFVGAFIGLLNGFLVTYGRLSGIVVTLGMMFVLGGINIFLTDGYQIAVDYKETAFAFIGQGKIGFVAFPVLILLAVVALMHVVSTRTKPGHYIAAVGDNPMAAYYSGVKVYHWLILAFILAGVMSSIGGIILTSVSSSAQPVGGEGYLLEAFAAVFLGATVLGKGKPHVFGTLLGVFFIYMVNSGMSMVGFPFAARQLFSGLILILAVGANAMLNREEIHLKFI from the coding sequence ATGGCACAGTCAACAACTGAAATCGGTTCGGGGACAGTCGCGATGCAAGGCAAGCCGAAGCAGGATCGAGGATCGCCTCTGGTCAATTTTCTGCGCCGCTGGGGCACGATCGTTGTCATCGTCGCCACGGGCATCGGCTTCGCGCTTGCCTCGCCCTGGTTCCTGACGCTGTCGAACTTCAACAACATCCTGTTCTCGATGATCGTCAGCTGCCTGGTTTCCGTCGGGCTCACCTTTGTGGTGGTCGGTGGCAGCTTCGACCTCTCCGTTGGTCTGACCGTAACCACGACGTCGATCGTAACCGCCTTCCTTATCCCGATCGTCGGGCCGTGGCTGGCAATCGTCGGCGCCTTGTTCGTCGGCGCCTTCATCGGTCTGCTCAACGGCTTCCTGGTCACCTACGGGCGGCTGTCCGGCATCGTCGTCACGCTCGGCATGATGTTCGTGCTCGGCGGCATCAACATCTTCCTTACCGATGGCTACCAGATCGCCGTCGACTACAAGGAAACGGCGTTCGCCTTCATCGGTCAGGGCAAGATCGGCTTCGTCGCCTTTCCGGTCCTGATCCTGCTGGCGGTGGTGGCGCTGATGCATGTCGTCTCGACGCGCACCAAGCCCGGGCACTACATCGCCGCCGTCGGCGACAATCCCATGGCTGCCTACTATTCGGGCGTGAAAGTTTATCACTGGTTGATCCTGGCCTTCATACTGGCTGGCGTCATGTCGTCGATCGGCGGGATCATTCTGACCTCCGTCTCCTCCTCGGCGCAGCCGGTGGGTGGCGAAGGATATCTGCTGGAGGCGTTCGCCGCGGTGTTCCTGGGCGCGACCGTGCTCGGCAAGGGCAAGCCGCATGTGTTCGGCACGCTGCTTGGCGTCTTCTTCATCTACATGGTCAATTCCGGAATGAGTATGGTCGGCTTCCCCTTCGCCGCGCGTCAGCTGTTCTCGGGCCTTATCCTGATCCTCGCCGTCGGCGCCAATGCGATGCTGAACCGCGAGGAAATTCACCTCAAATTCATCTGA
- a CDS encoding sugar ABC transporter ATP-binding protein — protein sequence MSQWLLEVRNLTKDFSGTKVLKGIDLGFRRGEVHGLLGENGAGKSTLIKILTGVYGASSGEILLEDRPVRIGSPLDAHRLGLGAVYQDAELIGGFTVGQNLLLGNEPGKALISNRNIHAQAQAILDRIGIEIDATRLARTLSAAEMQLVTLGTLFHRNYKVIVLDEPTARLSASEVELLFRIIQNFLSQGITIIYISHRLEEIKRICDRVTVLRGGTVSATLDRDEITEDRVTELMVDRSRSDLETYNTGHSTAQVVLELEAVGTAKLEPLSLKVHAGEVLGITGPVGGGMEQLELALGGIAAASGTVRVDGTARQIPDPPASRRAGIAVIPEDRRKQALFPNLTMAENICLPVLSRLSRWGLVNGRLKDGYAQAVMGQLNVMPRQPDTIVKFFSGGNQQKAVIGKWLKAEARVYVFVEPTSGVDVGAIKEIYDIILRLAESGAAVIIISSSIKEILSLAETVVVVRKGAIVHAARKTDCNYDQLLALSMGGSTTEIAA from the coding sequence ATGTCGCAATGGCTTCTCGAGGTTCGCAACCTCACCAAGGATTTTAGCGGGACCAAGGTGCTGAAAGGCATCGATCTTGGCTTCCGGCGCGGTGAGGTCCACGGGCTGCTCGGTGAAAATGGAGCCGGCAAGAGCACGCTGATCAAGATCCTGACCGGCGTCTATGGCGCCAGCAGCGGTGAAATCTTGCTGGAGGACAGGCCGGTGCGGATCGGCAGCCCGCTCGACGCCCATAGGCTCGGGCTTGGCGCCGTCTATCAGGATGCTGAACTGATCGGGGGATTCACCGTCGGGCAGAATCTGCTGCTCGGCAACGAGCCGGGAAAAGCGCTGATCAGCAACAGGAATATCCATGCTCAGGCGCAGGCAATCCTCGACCGCATCGGCATCGAGATCGACGCCACGCGCCTTGCCAGGACGCTTTCCGCAGCCGAAATGCAACTCGTCACCTTGGGCACGCTGTTTCACCGCAATTACAAGGTGATCGTTCTCGACGAGCCGACGGCTCGACTGTCGGCTAGCGAGGTGGAGTTGTTGTTCCGGATCATCCAGAACTTCCTGTCGCAAGGCATCACCATCATCTACATCTCGCACCGGCTGGAGGAGATCAAACGCATCTGCGATCGCGTGACTGTCCTGCGCGGCGGCACGGTTTCGGCAACGCTCGACCGTGACGAGATCACTGAGGATCGGGTGACGGAGCTGATGGTCGATCGCAGCCGCAGCGATCTGGAAACCTACAACACCGGCCATTCGACGGCGCAGGTGGTGCTCGAACTGGAAGCCGTCGGAACGGCCAAGCTCGAACCGCTGTCGCTCAAGGTTCATGCCGGCGAAGTTCTCGGCATCACCGGTCCGGTCGGCGGCGGCATGGAGCAGCTGGAGCTTGCACTCGGCGGGATAGCCGCGGCCTCGGGCACGGTGCGCGTCGATGGGACGGCGCGGCAGATTCCGGATCCGCCCGCCTCCCGGCGGGCGGGCATCGCAGTCATCCCCGAGGACCGGCGCAAGCAGGCGCTGTTTCCCAATCTGACAATGGCGGAAAATATCTGCCTGCCCGTGCTCTCAAGACTGTCCCGATGGGGCCTGGTCAACGGACGCCTCAAGGATGGTTATGCGCAGGCGGTAATGGGCCAACTCAATGTCATGCCACGACAGCCGGACACCATCGTCAAGTTCTTCTCCGGCGGCAACCAGCAGAAAGCCGTGATCGGCAAATGGCTGAAGGCCGAGGCACGTGTCTACGTATTCGTCGAGCCGACCTCCGGCGTCGACGTCGGCGCGATCAAGGAGATCTACGACATCATTCTGCGGCTGGCCGAAAGCGGTGCGGCGGTGATCATCATCTCCTCGTCGATCAAGGAGATCCTTTCGCTGGCTGAGACGGTGGTGGTGGTCCGCAAGGGCGCGATCGTCCACGCGGCCAGGAAGACGGACTGCAACTACGACCAGCTTCTCGCTCTTTCCATGGGCGGGAGCACAACAGAAATCGCAGCGTAA
- a CDS encoding GlcG/HbpS family heme-binding protein: MTITAEKIQAGLQAGLKKARELNSPSSIAIVDEGRNLLGFVRMEGALLASVEISQAKAYTSRSLNMKTGDVMPLVQPGGPLYGMENSHRLPLVVFAGGVPVSRGDQVVGAVGVAGGMPPDDEAIASAAAAAMAG; encoded by the coding sequence GTGACGATCACTGCCGAAAAGATACAGGCCGGACTGCAGGCGGGTCTGAAGAAGGCGCGCGAATTGAACTCGCCGTCCAGCATCGCCATCGTGGACGAGGGGCGGAACCTGCTGGGTTTCGTGCGCATGGAAGGCGCATTGCTCGCCAGTGTCGAAATCTCGCAAGCCAAGGCCTATACCTCGCGTTCGCTCAACATGAAGACTGGCGACGTGATGCCGTTGGTGCAGCCCGGTGGGCCGCTCTACGGAATGGAGAATTCACACCGCTTGCCGCTGGTGGTGTTTGCCGGCGGCGTTCCGGTTTCACGCGGTGATCAGGTCGTCGGCGCCGTCGGCGTGGCCGGTGGCATGCCGCCGGATGACGAGGCGATCGCTTCCGCCGCCGCT